One Phycisphaerae bacterium RAS2 DNA window includes the following coding sequences:
- a CDS encoding MMPL family protein translates to MTDPLPFAVRRPRLTLGLALLAALVAAPGLTKLHLRTDGHALVPHNAPQVQTDRAIRADFGLTDPIVVVLRSDTPDGIYNAATIARLANLSRAIQQLDGIDPDDVASLATEKSHRVRTGTLDFLDMLDPLPQAPAELATLRDDVRRIELYRGTLVSRDERAAAIYVGVHEGADRLPLFHRIREVVRDCGVDPQIVHITGSPVAESLLGTHILEDLGVPIALIDPRYASHSEPAADSPRDLESLRLWIAHHVGLLPIAIAVMTLIFLIAFRSLAAVALTWLKTVACLIITFGVMGWVDSPIYLTTAVIPVILIAIGVSDEVHLFNRYARKLAEASFRDETPPVRSPRERAQSAMTAAMSEVRRPIVLTSVTTAIAFLSFVLSPLEPVRAFGLFTALGAIVCLAWALTGTPAAVVLLHPRWFQKASPADDAVSSSPSRIEQMGLAIAGRPRGVVMALVLVLALAALGIGRIEIQDSWIDGFSPASQFHRDTQYFNQSFLGMHVLYVCVDTGTEVLKGTLDEARIDHFALGLPGDLTNDLASLIGRRIELSRDGPPPENVTIMTPTHGTRIKTAARQGDRIAVGIERLDGSPRFTMSIQKGEAIRFEIRQRRLADPKTLTAIRDLERFLAARTDDRVGGALGPAAYVETTSYLARGRQDQARVIPKEASQLDYVWKWFANIRGPKRTRATVDADFARGIISVYMNHANFRDTARLIDAVRHYEREHLTPIGLSLSLAGDVAVSQALIDAIVSTEVRSVSLSLLGVLVVCVVITRSLKWGLLSILPCVVAVPVNFALMGWCGIPLGVATSMFTAMTIGIGVDYAIHFIERYRREIAAGRDAPTAVGRSLHVAGRGILIDALSVGLGFSVLILSQVPANARLAVMVVASIATCLLTTLCVLPAALLSRRIATD, encoded by the coding sequence ATGACCGACCCCTTGCCCTTCGCGGTCCGCCGTCCAAGACTGACGCTCGGCCTCGCCCTGCTGGCGGCGCTGGTCGCGGCGCCGGGCTTGACGAAACTTCACCTGCGAACCGATGGGCATGCGCTGGTCCCGCACAATGCGCCGCAGGTTCAAACCGACCGCGCGATCCGCGCCGACTTCGGCCTGACCGACCCGATCGTCGTCGTGCTGCGCTCCGACACGCCCGATGGCATTTACAACGCCGCCACGATCGCACGGCTGGCCAACCTGTCGCGCGCGATTCAGCAGCTGGACGGCATCGATCCCGACGACGTCGCCAGCCTTGCCACCGAGAAGAGCCACCGCGTCCGCACCGGCACCCTCGATTTCCTCGACATGCTTGACCCCCTGCCGCAAGCGCCCGCGGAACTGGCCACGCTGCGCGACGACGTGCGCCGAATCGAACTCTACCGCGGGACGCTCGTCTCGCGCGATGAGCGCGCGGCCGCCATCTACGTCGGCGTGCACGAAGGGGCCGATCGCCTGCCGCTCTTTCATCGCATCCGGGAGGTCGTACGCGACTGCGGCGTTGATCCGCAAATTGTTCACATCACGGGTTCCCCGGTCGCCGAGTCGCTTCTCGGCACGCACATTCTCGAAGACCTCGGCGTGCCGATTGCTTTGATCGATCCGCGCTACGCGTCCCACTCGGAGCCGGCGGCCGACTCACCGCGCGATCTGGAATCGCTGCGGCTCTGGATCGCGCATCACGTCGGTCTGCTGCCGATCGCCATCGCGGTTATGACACTTATCTTCCTCATCGCGTTTCGCAGCCTCGCGGCCGTCGCGCTCACCTGGCTGAAGACCGTCGCCTGCCTGATCATCACATTCGGCGTGATGGGATGGGTCGATTCCCCGATCTATCTCACGACCGCAGTCATTCCCGTGATTCTCATCGCCATCGGTGTGTCCGACGAAGTTCACTTGTTCAATCGCTACGCTCGAAAACTCGCGGAGGCATCGTTCCGGGATGAGACCCCTCCAGTGCGGTCTCCGCGCGAGCGCGCCCAGAGTGCTATGACCGCCGCAATGAGCGAGGTGCGCCGACCCATTGTTCTCACCTCCGTCACCACGGCGATCGCCTTCCTCTCGTTTGTTTTGTCGCCGCTGGAGCCAGTTCGCGCGTTCGGGCTCTTCACGGCTCTCGGCGCGATCGTCTGCCTCGCGTGGGCGCTGACCGGGACACCCGCAGCGGTGGTCCTCCTGCATCCGCGCTGGTTTCAAAAGGCCAGCCCTGCGGACGACGCTGTTTCAAGCAGTCCATCCCGGATTGAGCAAATGGGCCTGGCCATCGCCGGACGGCCGCGCGGCGTGGTCATGGCGCTGGTCCTTGTGCTCGCCCTGGCTGCGCTGGGCATCGGGCGAATCGAGATTCAGGACAGCTGGATCGACGGCTTCTCCCCCGCCAGCCAGTTTCATCGCGACACCCAGTATTTCAACCAATCGTTCCTCGGCATGCACGTTCTCTACGTCTGCGTCGACACGGGTACCGAGGTGCTCAAAGGCACGCTCGACGAAGCCCGCATCGACCACTTCGCCCTCGGCCTGCCCGGCGACCTCACGAACGACCTGGCGTCGCTCATCGGACGGCGAATCGAACTGTCGCGCGACGGCCCTCCTCCGGAAAATGTCACGATTATGACACCCACACACGGCACGCGCATCAAGACCGCCGCGCGCCAGGGCGATCGAATTGCCGTCGGCATCGAGCGGCTCGACGGCTCGCCGCGCTTCACGATGAGCATCCAGAAGGGCGAGGCGATTCGTTTCGAAATCCGGCAGCGTCGCCTGGCCGACCCGAAGACGCTGACCGCGATACGTGACCTGGAGCGGTTTCTCGCCGCGCGAACAGACGACCGCGTCGGCGGCGCGCTCGGCCCGGCCGCCTACGTCGAGACCACGAGCTACCTCGCGCGCGGCCGTCAGGACCAAGCCCGTGTCATCCCCAAGGAGGCAAGCCAGCTCGATTATGTCTGGAAGTGGTTCGCCAACATTCGCGGACCGAAGCGTACGCGCGCCACGGTCGACGCCGACTTCGCGCGAGGCATCATCAGCGTGTACATGAATCACGCGAACTTCCGCGACACCGCGCGCCTGATCGACGCCGTGCGGCACTACGAGCGCGAGCATCTCACCCCGATCGGCCTGTCGCTTTCGCTGGCCGGCGATGTTGCCGTGAGCCAGGCGCTCATCGACGCCATCGTCTCGACCGAGGTGCGCTCCGTCTCGCTGTCGTTGCTGGGCGTTCTGGTGGTGTGCGTGGTGATCACGCGGTCGCTGAAGTGGGGACTGCTCTCAATTCTTCCGTGCGTCGTCGCCGTGCCCGTCAATTTCGCCCTGATGGGCTGGTGCGGAATTCCCCTCGGTGTCGCAACGTCGATGTTCACGGCGATGACCATCGGCATCGGTGTGGACTACGCCATCCATTTCATCGAGCGGTACCGCCGGGAAATCGCTGCAGGCCGGGACGCTCCCACAGCCGTTGGCAGATCGCTCCACGTCGCCGGCCGCGGCATCCTGATCGATGCGTTAAGCGTCGGATTGGGGTTCTCCGTGCTGATTCTTTCGCAAGTTCCCGCCAACGCCCGCCTCGCGGTCATGGTCGTGGCCAGTATCGCAACTTGTCTGCTGACGACGCTTTGCGTACTACCGGCTGCGCTGCTCTCACGCCGAATCGCGACGGACTAG